The stretch of DNA TTCCGGTATGGTAACACAATGATCCGGCTGTAAACCGCTGCCGTCAATATAACGCCCACGGGGTGTGGTATAATATGCGGTGGTTAATTTCAAAGCACCGCCATTGCTAAGCGGGATAATATCCTGAACAGTGCCTTTACCGTAGGTAGGAGTTCCCACCAGAACGGCTGTTTGGTAGTCCTGCAGGGCACCGGCCAAGATTTCTGCTGCACTGGCAGTTTGTTCATTCACCAGCACCACCAGCGGCATCTCCTCAATCAGAGAATCAAGTTCGGTAATAAAGGCGTCCCTGTGTTTTGCCCGGTCCACTGTAACAAAAACTGTTTTATCCTTACCCAGCAGGTAAGACGCAATTTCTGCCGCTGCATCTACATAACCGCCGCCGTTGTTGCGCAGGTCAATAATTAACGAGCGGCTGCCTGACTGCTGCAATTTTATTAACGCCTCAGCAAATTCGGCACCGGTTTCCATACCAAAACTTTCTATAGCAAGATAGCCAATACCATGGGACAGCATTTCAGAACGAACCGTGGGAAGGTTTACGGTATTTCTGGTAATGCTGACAGTTATCTCCGACTGCCCGTCCCTTTTTACCGTCAGGTTAACATGGGTGCCTTTTTCCCCCCGCAACATTGAAACTATGTCATATATTTCCTTGCCTGCCACATCCTGACCGTCCACCGCCAGGATAACATCCCCCTTTTGCAGGCCGGCCGCCTCGGCCGGCGTACCCGTTAGCACCCGGACAATACAGGGATACTGATCCTTTATTTCCAGTTCGGCGCCAATGCCCTCAAAATCGCCGTTTAATTC from Desulforamulus hydrothermalis Lam5 = DSM 18033 encodes:
- a CDS encoding S41 family peptidase; the encoded protein is MFRRYILAMILFCFIWSVPAYAEEDKALAGASTIGEVFGYISRYHLKQTDIDQLTKAGIKGMLEQLEDPYTVYFPPGELEHFSDELNGDFEGIGAELEIKDQYPCIVRVLTGTPAEAAGLQKGDVILAVDGQDVAGKEIYDIVSMLRGEKGTHVNLTVKRDGQSEITVSITRNTVNLPTVRSEMLSHGIGYLAIESFGMETGAEFAEALIKLQQSGSRSLIIDLRNNGGGYVDAAAEIASYLLGKDKTVFVTVDRAKHRDAFITELDSLIEEMPLVVLVNEQTASAAEILAGALQDYQTAVLVGTPTYGKGTVQDIIPLSNGGALKLTTAYYTTPRGRYIDGSGLQPDHCVTIPELQLSIAKQLLHPTKQVIQFTAGQAKAVVNDEIIPVPGGLLKEQGSAMVPLRFTLEALGYQVAYDGRSQTVKVTGKQQVWLLPTKKTNSLLNGLTKQLHLPLREKNNTVYISAKDLMYLGLQVTVQENKVTVSSK